CGGACCATTGCTCCACAGATAGCGATACATCGATCCGTGAACCGGATCGCCATTCTCATCGACGCCGGTGCGCCAAGTGTAGTTCCAGAGCCCGCCCCAATTGGACTGCTTCTCGAAACAGACGATCTCGGGGATCTCGGCGCCCTCCTTGGCGGCCGACTGGAATGCCCGCAGTTGCGCCAACCCCGAGGGCCCCGCACCGATAATGGCAACACGCTTGGTCATGATCCTTGCTTCTCCCTATTTGCGGTCAGACCAGTATTGGAAACTGGTTCATTCGGTTTGAACCTATACAAACATGGGATCACTCGTTTAAGCAACATTTTTTCTTCACAAGAATTTAATTTTGCATTTTCTTGCGTATTTCCATGGGAGAATCAGGCTATAAGCGGTTTCATGAACAGATCGACCTTTGCCCAAAGACTAGCCGTCAGCGGTTCCTTACCCCGCCTTGGCGCCACGAATCGCTCTCCCGTCCGGATCGGAGCCCTGACCCCTCTTTCCGGAGCCGAACAATATTGGGGGCGCCCCGGTCTGGACGGCTGCCGGATATGGGAGGATTGGATCAATGACCGTGGCGGCATGATGGTGTCGGGCAAACGTCACCGCGTCGAGATCGTCGAATTCGACAGCGCCCAAGGGGCCGAACAAACGCTGGAAGCCGCCCGCGACATGATCGAGCGGCTTCATGTGAGGCTGATCCTGACCCTCGGCGGCGACAGTTTTGCCCCCGCCCTGCGCTATCTGATGGAACGACGTGCGCTGGTTGCCACGCTGTTACCCTCGGATCTGACCCCCGACACACCATTCCTGATCGCGCCAGCCGAGGTACACCCCCTGTTCAACGTCACCGGCGTTGAATACCTGGCCCGCCAATTGCCACCCTCCCGCCGCGTCGCCTTGTGCAGTCAGCGCGACAGCCTGGGGTTGCCCTCTCTCGCGGTATACCGCGCGGCTTTCGATGTCGTGGGCTGGTCCCGCATCAAGGAACTACGCTACGACCCGGACGAGACCGATGCCGAAGCCATCGTCACCGCGATGATGGCCGACAAGCCCGATGTTCTTTGCTGGTGCTCTTCCACACCGCCAATGATGCTTGCCTTGACGGAAGCTGCATACCGATTGGGTTTTGATGGTCATATACTCGCCTGCACGGCCGATGATTATCCACAGATGATCGATCGCACCTCGCCGGGCTTCATGGAGCGCTACATCTTCCAGTTTCCGGATTTCGACGATCCGAAACTGGCCGATACCGCCTTTTTCTTTCGCCAGCCACGCGCCTTCTTCGACGCCTACAACACGCGCTTTCCAGGGGAATGGAGCGCCGTCAGCTGGGAATACGCCTCGATCCTAGATCTGTGGCACAACGCGGTCGAAATCGCAGATACGGTCGAACCGGTTTCGGTTCTTGCATCCATGAAACACGCCCAGCAAATGCCCCATGCCTTCGGCCCCGCGATCTGGAGCGGGCGTGATCTTTTCGGAATCGACAACGCGTTGGTCGGTGATTGGCCAGTGGTAGCGATCCGCGAAGGTCGCGCCCGGATCCAGGAATTCGGTTCGGTTCCAGACTGGCTCGAAAAGCATGGTGACAAGCTGGTTCGGCAGTTGGAGGATCTGGGCCAGCTCTGGCACCAACGGCTTGGCGAGCCGCTTAACCATCCTGCAGCAACAGCTTCTGATCTTCGATCAGGGACAGCTTCATGAACTCACAGGCCTCGTCGATATCGCGCGCGGCAATCGCGTTGAACAGAGAATTGTAGCCACGCTGATAGGTGGCGATGCGACTCGGCGTCAGATGACGGCGATACATCGGCGCACGAAATGCCTGGCGGCGAGCGTCGATCACCAGATTATAACAAGCGATCAGCAACGGATTTCCCGTGCCCGTTGCGATCTGGCGGTGGAATTCCTCCTCCAGCCGGACAAAAGCCATCGCATCGATCTGCACCGCCTCCATCTGCGATAGGATCTTGCCGAGAGCCTCGATCTGACGCGGCGACATGTTGACGATGGCCAGCCGGACCATCTCCGGCTCGATGATGCCGCGCATCACCTGAAGTTGCAGCGGACCCGTTTCAGCCGCGACCGGCGCCAGCGATTCACTTGCACCGTCCGGATCATAAATGACGAAGGAACCGGCCCCGGCGCGGCGACGGATCATGCCGCGCGCCTCGATCATGTCCAAGGCCTCGCGCACGGTATTACGAGCGACCCCCAAATCCTGCGCCAGTTGCCGCTCGGATGGCAGGCGCTCGTCCAGCCCGTATTCCTGCGACACGATCCGCATCGTCAGCGTGTCGATGACATATTGAACGGTCGCGCCAAGGACGGGCTCGGCCCGTCCCGGATTCGTAGTGATATGGCTGGCAGGCGGCACCTTGTACTCCTCCGATACGCCCGTTCATGCGGGCAAAGGAAGAATAGCTTACCCGCCGCCGGAGAATCCAGCCGTCAATCCGCGTCCTATCCCATGCGCTCGCTTGAATACGATCCCGGCGAAGCGGGGAAGACCACCGTCTTGTTGTTGTTCAGGAACACGCGATGGTTGGCATGGGCATGGATCGCACGCGCCAGAACCTGGCTCTCCACGTCACGCCCGAGGCTGACATAGTCTTCGGGCGACTGTCCATGCGTCACGCGGATAATGTCCTGCTCGATGATCGGACCTTCATCCAGGTCGGCAGTGACGTAATGCGAAGTTGCCCCGATCAGCTTCACGCCGCGCTCATAGGCCTGCTTGTAGGGGTTGGCGCCCTTGAAGCTGGGCAGGAATGAATGGTGGATATTGATGATCCGCCCCGACATCTTCTGGCACATCTCGTCCGACAACACCTGCATGTAGCGCGCCAGCACGACCAGTTCTGCCCCGGTCTCCTCGACGATCCGCATCTGCGCGGCCTCGGCTTCGGGCTTGTTCTCTTTCGTGACCTTGATGTGGTGGAAGGGAATATCGTGATTCACCACCACTTTCTGATAGGTCAGGTGGTTCGAGATCACACCAACGATGTCGATCGGCAACGCGCCGATACGCCAGCGATACAGCAAGTCGTTCAGGCAATGTCCAAAGCCCGAAACCATTACGATGACCTTCATCTTCCGCGCTTCATCGTGGAATTGATATGTCATCCCGCATGTCTTCGCGGTCTCGGCAAAGCCCTTGTTCAGCTTGTCCAGCGTCGCGCCCTTTTCCGAGGCAAAGCTGACGCGCATGAAGAACTTGCCCGTCTCCGGGTCATCGAATTGTGAACTGGCGGTGATGTTGCAGCCCTGATCGGCGAGATAGCCGGAAATCGCGGCAACGATACCCCGCGTGGAATCGCAGGCAACTGTTAGGCAGAATTTGGTCATTTGCATCTCCTGTCGTGAGCGGGATGGAGGTTCTCGCAAGCCCGCCATTTTCTCTATGTTATTGTCCGAAATTCGGTCTCAGGCAGTCAGCCCTTCGGGTTCCGGCAAACCCGCCGCGCGGCAGCAAGCGGTCAGCGTATTGGCCAACAAGCAGGCGATGGTCATTGGACCCACGCCGCCGGGCACCGGAGTGATCGCACCGGCAACGGCACGGGCGCTGTTGAAATCGACATCACCGACAAGGCGAGTCTTGCCGCCCTCTTCGATCCGGTTGATGCCCACATCGATCACCGTGGCACCGGGCTTGATCCAGTCACCGGGGATCATCCGTGGCCGTCCCACCGCGGCGATAAGGATATCCGCGCGGCGGCAGACCTCGCCCAAGTCTTTGGTCTTGCTGTGAGCAACGGTC
This region of Paracoccus saliphilus genomic DNA includes:
- a CDS encoding ABC transporter substrate-binding protein — protein: MNRSTFAQRLAVSGSLPRLGATNRSPVRIGALTPLSGAEQYWGRPGLDGCRIWEDWINDRGGMMVSGKRHRVEIVEFDSAQGAEQTLEAARDMIERLHVRLILTLGGDSFAPALRYLMERRALVATLLPSDLTPDTPFLIAPAEVHPLFNVTGVEYLARQLPPSRRVALCSQRDSLGLPSLAVYRAAFDVVGWSRIKELRYDPDETDAEAIVTAMMADKPDVLCWCSSTPPMMLALTEAAYRLGFDGHILACTADDYPQMIDRTSPGFMERYIFQFPDFDDPKLADTAFFFRQPRAFFDAYNTRFPGEWSAVSWEYASILDLWHNAVEIADTVEPVSVLASMKHAQQMPHAFGPAIWSGRDLFGIDNALVGDWPVVAIREGRARIQEFGSVPDWLEKHGDKLVRQLEDLGQLWHQRLGEPLNHPAATASDLRSGTAS
- a CDS encoding FadR/GntR family transcriptional regulator, which gives rise to MPPASHITTNPGRAEPVLGATVQYVIDTLTMRIVSQEYGLDERLPSERQLAQDLGVARNTVREALDMIEARGMIRRRAGAGSFVIYDPDGASESLAPVAAETGPLQLQVMRGIIEPEMVRLAIVNMSPRQIEALGKILSQMEAVQIDAMAFVRLEEEFHRQIATGTGNPLLIACYNLVIDARRQAFRAPMYRRHLTPSRIATYQRGYNSLFNAIAARDIDEACEFMKLSLIEDQKLLLQDG
- the purU gene encoding formyltetrahydrofolate deformylase, which gives rise to MTKFCLTVACDSTRGIVAAISGYLADQGCNITASSQFDDPETGKFFMRVSFASEKGATLDKLNKGFAETAKTCGMTYQFHDEARKMKVIVMVSGFGHCLNDLLYRWRIGALPIDIVGVISNHLTYQKVVVNHDIPFHHIKVTKENKPEAEAAQMRIVEETGAELVVLARYMQVLSDEMCQKMSGRIINIHHSFLPSFKGANPYKQAYERGVKLIGATSHYVTADLDEGPIIEQDIIRVTHGQSPEDYVSLGRDVESQVLARAIHAHANHRVFLNNNKTVVFPASPGSYSSERMG